CCGCCAGCATTCTTTCGAAATCGCGGATCTGGGCATAGCGGCGCTCGCATTCGGCCTCGTCGATCCAGTCATGCACCATGGTAATCAGCACGTCTTCGTAGTGGCTGCGGTTGAAGACCACGATCTCACCCTGCCGCGGCACTTGCTGATGCACCCGCCACAGATAGTCGTGGGCGCGTTCGATGGTGCTGGGCGCCTTGAAATCGGCGATCTGTATGCCCTGCGGATTGACCAGGTTGAACACCCCTTTGACGGTGCCGTCCTTGCCGCTTGTGTCTATGCCTTGCAATACCACCAATACCTTGTGCTGCTGGCCGGCGTACAGCATTTCCTGCAGCACGGCGATTTCCGCCGCCATTGCGACCACTTGTTCCTTGTCCTTGATCTTGTCGCCGCTGGATAGCGGTTTCTCGTCAGCGCCGGCATCCACGATCTTGATCTGTTTGCCGGCGCGGAATTGCTTGCATGCTTTCATTCGATTCTCCGATCAGTCAATTTTTTACGCTCGCTGCCAGTTTGCCGACGGCTACAGGATGCCGTGCAGATTGCCCAGCGCATGTTCGATCTTGATGCAGCTATCCATCTCGACCTGCAAGCCGGCGGCGCGCGCCTTGGCGGCGGCCGGCTCGTTGACGATGCCCAGCTGCATCCAGATGCAGCGGGCGGCGATCATGATTGCCTCGCCGACGATGGGTGGAATGTCTTCGGCCTTGCGAAAACAATCGACGATATCGATCTTCTGCTTATCCGCAGCCAGCGCCTTTGCCGCATCATAAAGATTGGCATAGCAAGGCTCTCCCAGGATGTGAGCGCCTACATGCATGGGATTGACCGGAATGATCCGGTAGCCGCGCTCCTGCATGTAGCGCGCCACGCCGTAGCTGGGACGCTCCGGTTTCGGCGACAGGCCGACGACGGCGATCACGGGATTGTTAGGGTTGTATTCTGGTTTGCTTGGCATAAGTTAGGCAAATAAGTTAGGCAAATAAGTTACGCAAATGAGTTAGACAGATGTGTCAGGCAATCTGCCGGTCGGTAAAAGGGACATCCGGAGAACATTGAGCGGCTTGCATCTGATCTTACTGCGCTTGCTGCTTTATCGCAGGCGCGAGCGGCGTATGGCGCCGCCCTCCCCTGCTCCGCCATTACTTGGCGAAGTAGCTGGCGTAAATCTTGTCGTAGCTGCCGTTGGCGTGCAAGGTTTTCAACGCGCTGTTGATCTGGGCCATCAGGGCGGTATCCGCCGGCCGTACCGCGATACCGTAATATTCTTTTTCAAACTTGTCGCTCTCGATCAGTTTGAAACCCTTGTCTTTATTGAATTTCAAATGATTGGCGACAGCGCCGTTGTCGCCGACCGCAGCATCGACGCCGCCGTTGTCCACTTCCTTCAGCAACAGCGGCAGGCTTTCAAAACGCACCAGGGCGTTGCTGGTCTTGCCCAGCATTTTCTGCATGATGGTGTCGGCGCTGGTGCCGGCGGTGACGCCGACGCGGTGCGCCTGTTTCAGGTCGTCGGGGCTGCTGATGTCTTTACCGGGCGAGACCAGGATTACCTGCTTGGCTTCGAAATACGGATCCGAGAACAGCATGCTTTGCTTGCGCTCGTCGGTGATAGTGACGCCGGAGGCGATGATGTCGATGTCGGCGTTGGCCAGGGTGGTGAATATGCCCTCCCACGGCGTGTTGACCCAGACGATCTTGAGGCCGGCCTGGTCCGCCACCGCCTGCATGATGTCGACGTCGAAACCGACGATCTTGCCGGCGGTATCGACCGAGCCGAACGGCGCAAACGCTGCGTTCATGCCGACCCGGTAGACTTTCGGCGCCGGCGGAGTATTGACCGGCTTTTCGCAAGCGCTCAGGCCGACGGCCAGCAGAGCGATGGCCAGGAAATGCAGAAAGCGGATCTTCATTTGTCTCCTCCATGTAATGCCGTGGATGTTCTCAGCGCGCGAGGCGTGATACATCTTAGCATGCAGGGTGGGCAGGCCTTTTTTGCCCCCTGTGCGGCTAGACAACAAATGATAAAGGGAATTGCCGCGGACAACAAAAAAGCAGCCGAAGCTGCTTTTTCTTGATGCCATCCGAAATACCGCAATATCGGAATACCGGATCAGCGTCCTTTTTGACGCAATTTTGCAATCGCCGCCAATTGTGCAATCGCCGCCGACAATTCGGACTGTGCTTTTGCGTAATCGATCAGGGATTCCTTGTTGCTCAGCGCTTCTTCAGCACGACGCTTGGCTTCGCTTGCCTTCGCTTCGTCCAGGTCGGCGCCGCGGATCGCAGTGTCGGCCAGCACGGTAACGTGGTGCGGCTGCACTTCCAGCAAACCGCCGGCAACGAACACGAACTCGTCATTTGCCTGGCCTGGCACCTTGATGCGTACGGCGCCCGGCTTGATGCGCGTGATCAGCGGCGTGTGGCGAGGATAAATCCCCAGCTCGCCCGACTCACCCGGCAACGCGACGAATTCAGCTTCGCCGGAGAAGATCATCTCTTCTGCGGAAACAACGTCTACGTGAATAGTGTTTGCCATCTTAAACCCTTTGTTGTCCATTGAATCAGCTACCGGCAAGCGCCGCCGCGTCATTCCCGCGAACGCGGGAATCCATCTTAGTGAAAATAATATTCAGTAAACCGGATCCCCGCGTTCGCGGGGATGACGCGACAAAACTTGCTTTAGCCGATCTTCTTGGCCTTTTCGATTGCTTCTTCGATCGTGCCGACCATGTAGAACGCTTGTTCCGGCAGGTGATCGAGTTCGCCGCTGGCGATCATCTTGAAGCCCTTGATCGTGTCCTTCAGCGAAACGTATTTACCTGGCGAACCGGTAAACACTTCAGCAACGTGGAAAGGCTGCGACAGGAAACGCTGCATCTTACGTGCGCGCGCGACCAGCAGCTTGTCTTCCGGAGCCAGTTCGTCCATACCCAGAATCGCGATAATGTCGCGCAATTCCTTGTAGCGCTGCAAGATACCTTGCACGGCACGGGCTGTTTCGTAGTGCTCCTGGCCGACCACTTGCGGATCCAGCTGGCGCGAAGTCGAATCCAGCGGGTCAACCGCAGGATAGATACCCAGCGAAGCGATATCACGCGACAACACAACGGTGGAGTCCAAGTGAGCAAAGGTGGTAGCAGGCGACGGGTCGGTCAAGTCATCCGCAGGAACGTAGACGGCCTGGATCGATGTGATCGAACCAGTTTTTGTCGAAGTAATACGTTCTTGCAGCTGGCCCATTTCCGAAGCCAGTGTAGGCTGGTAACCCACGGCGGAAGGCATACGGCCCAGCAGCGCGGAAACTTCAGTACCGGCCAGTGTGTAACGGTAGATGTTATCGACGAAGAACAGCACGTCTTTACCTTCGTCACGGAAGCCTTCAGCGATCGTCAGGCCGGTCAGCGCAACGCGCAGACGGTTACCTGGCGGTTCATTCATCTGGCCGTAAACCATCGCTACCTTGGATTTTTCCGGATTTTCCAGATCGACCACTTTAGCGTCAGCCATTTCGTGATAGAAGTCGTTACCTTCACGAGTACGCTCACCGACGCCGGCAAACACGGACAAGCCGCTGTGCGCCTTGGCGATGTTGTTGATCAGTTCCATCATGTTCACGGTCTTGCCCACACCCGCACCGCCGAACAGACCAACTTTACCGCCCTTGGCGAACGGGCAAACCAGGTCGATAACCTTGATGCCGGTTTCCAGCAGTTCTTGCGACGGCGACAGTTCGTCGTACGCAGGAGCCTTGCGGTGGATAGAGGCAGTGGTTTCGTGGCTTACCGGACCGCATTCGTCGATCGGGTTACCCAGCACGTCCATGATGCGGCCCAGTGTTGCTTTACCGGTCGGCACCATGATTGGCTGGCCTGTGTTCTTGATTGTCATGCCGCGGCGCAAACCGTCGGATGTACCCAGCGCAATGGTACGGACTACGCCGTCGCCCAGCTGTTGTTGTACTTCCAGCGTCAGTTCCGAGCCATCCATCTTCAAGGCGTCGTAAATCTTAGGCATCGCGTCACGTGGGAATTCAACGTCCACCACAGCGCCGATACACTGAACGATTTTGCCATCAGCCATTTTCGTTCCTTCAATATATAAAAATAAGTTTCTGTTAAGCGCGTAGCGCGCTAGACGGCAGCCGCACCGGCGACGATCTCGGACAATTCCTTGGTGATCGCAGCCTGACGCGTCTTGTTGTAGACCAGTTTCAATTCGCCGATCACGTTACCCGCGTTGTCGCTGGCCGACTTCATCGCCACCATGCGCGCCGATTGCTCGGACGCCATGTTTTCTGCGACAGCCTGATAAATCAGCGCTTCCACGTAACGCACCAGCAATTCATCGATGACGCTTTGCACATCCGGCTCGTAAATGTAGTCCCAGGAATGCGAACCTTCTTTATCAGCCTCAAGACGATCGCTCGACAGCGGCAGCAACTGCTGCAGCATCGGCTCTTGCTTCATCGTGTTGATGAACTTGGTGTACACCAGATAAACCGCGTCCAGGCGACCTTCCTGATAAGCGTCGAGCAGTACTTTGACTGGTCCGATCAGCTTGTCCAGATGCGGCGTATCGCCCAGTTGCACGGCATGCGCAACGACCTTGGCGCCGATCCGGTGCAGAAAACCCAGACCCTTGTTGCCGATCGCTACTGCCTGAACCTTGTTGCCTTGTCCTTCCAGCTCACGCAGTTTCGCGGTCAGCAAACGCAAGGAGTTGGTATTCATGCCGCCGCACAGACCTTTGTCGGTCGTTACAACGATGAAACCAACGTTCTTGGAGTTGTCCTGCTTCACCATGAACGGGTGCGTGTACTCTGGATTGGCTTGCGACAAGTTAGAAGCAATATTACGAATCTTGTCACTGTAGGGACGTGCCGCACGCATCCGGTCCTGCGCCTTGCGCATTTTGGATGCGGCGACCATTTCCATCGCCTTGGTGATCTTCTTCGTATTTTCTACGCTCTTGATCTTGCTGCGTATCTCTTTACCTGTAGCCATTCCGTGCTCCAGTTAAATTAAGCCACGAACGATTTTTTGAAATCAGCAACGGCGGTAGACAATGCAGCTTCACCATCTTTGTCGAGTTGCTTGGTTTCTTCGATCTTTTGCAGCAAAGGCGCGTGGCTGGTCTTCATGAAGCTATGCAGACCGCTCTCGAACGGCAGTACTTGCTTGACGTCAATGCTATCCAGGAAGCCCTTGTTGACCGCAAACAAAGTCACAGCCATCAGCGAGATCGACAACGGCGAGTATTGCGCTTGCTTCAACAGCTCGGTCACGCGTGCACCGCGGTCCAGCTGCTTGCGGGTCGCTTCGTCGAGGTCGGAAGCAAACTGCGCAAACGCAGCCAGTTCACGATACTGCGCCAAGTCGGTACGGATACCGCCGGACAGGTTCTTGATAACCTTGGTCTGAGCAGCGCCACCAACGCGCGACACCGAAATACCGGCGTTGATCGCAGGACGGATACCGGCGTTGAACAAGGAAGTTTCCAGGAAGATCTGACCGTCGGTAATCGAAATCACGTTGGTCGGAACGAAAGCAGAAACGTCGCCAGCCTGGGTTTCGATGATCGGCAAAGCAGTCAGCGAACCAGTCTTGCCCTTGACTTCACCTTTGGTGAAATCTTCGACGTACTTTTCGTTCACGCGTGCTGCGCGTTCCAGCAAACGGCTGTGCAGGTAGAACACGTCGCCAGGATAAGCTTCACGGCCTGGTGGACGGCGCAGCAGCAGCGATACCTGACGGTATGCAACAGCTTGCTTGGACAGATCGTCATA
The sequence above is a segment of the Collimonas sp. PA-H2 genome. Coding sequences within it:
- the atpD gene encoding F0F1 ATP synthase subunit beta: MADGKIVQCIGAVVDVEFPRDAMPKIYDALKMDGSELTLEVQQQLGDGVVRTIALGTSDGLRRGMTIKNTGQPIMVPTGKATLGRIMDVLGNPIDECGPVSHETTASIHRKAPAYDELSPSQELLETGIKVIDLVCPFAKGGKVGLFGGAGVGKTVNMMELINNIAKAHSGLSVFAGVGERTREGNDFYHEMADAKVVDLENPEKSKVAMVYGQMNEPPGNRLRVALTGLTIAEGFRDEGKDVLFFVDNIYRYTLAGTEVSALLGRMPSAVGYQPTLASEMGQLQERITSTKTGSITSIQAVYVPADDLTDPSPATTFAHLDSTVVLSRDIASLGIYPAVDPLDSTSRQLDPQVVGQEHYETARAVQGILQRYKELRDIIAILGMDELAPEDKLLVARARKMQRFLSQPFHVAEVFTGSPGKYVSLKDTIKGFKMIASGELDHLPEQAFYMVGTIEEAIEKAKKIG
- a CDS encoding basic amino acid ABC transporter substrate-binding protein; the encoded protein is MKIRFLHFLAIALLAVGLSACEKPVNTPPAPKVYRVGMNAAFAPFGSVDTAGKIVGFDVDIMQAVADQAGLKIVWVNTPWEGIFTTLANADIDIIASGVTITDERKQSMLFSDPYFEAKQVILVSPGKDISSPDDLKQAHRVGVTAGTSADTIMQKMLGKTSNALVRFESLPLLLKEVDNGGVDAAVGDNGAVANHLKFNKDKGFKLIESDKFEKEYYGIAVRPADTALMAQINSALKTLHANGSYDKIYASYFAK
- a CDS encoding PPK2 family polyphosphate kinase, whose translation is MKACKQFRAGKQIKIVDAGADEKPLSSGDKIKDKEQVVAMAAEIAVLQEMLYAGQQHKVLVVLQGIDTSGKDGTVKGVFNLVNPQGIQIADFKAPSTIERAHDYLWRVHQQVPRQGEIVVFNRSHYEDVLITMVHDWIDEAECERRYAQIRDFERMLAETGTTIIKCLLHISKDEQRVRLQERIDDPAKHWKFDMQDLEERKSWDKYQYLFGKAICATDADHAPWYVIPANSKTHRNLAIASILLETLADLKLKPPAAKPELKGLKIE
- a CDS encoding CoA-binding protein → MPSKPEYNPNNPVIAVVGLSPKPERPSYGVARYMQERGYRIIPVNPMHVGAHILGEPCYANLYDAAKALAADKQKIDIVDCFRKAEDIPPIVGEAIMIAARCIWMQLGIVNEPAAAKARAAGLQVEMDSCIKIEHALGNLHGIL
- the atpG gene encoding F0F1 ATP synthase subunit gamma, whose protein sequence is MATGKEIRSKIKSVENTKKITKAMEMVAASKMRKAQDRMRAARPYSDKIRNIASNLSQANPEYTHPFMVKQDNSKNVGFIVVTTDKGLCGGMNTNSLRLLTAKLRELEGQGNKVQAVAIGNKGLGFLHRIGAKVVAHAVQLGDTPHLDKLIGPVKVLLDAYQEGRLDAVYLVYTKFINTMKQEPMLQQLLPLSSDRLEADKEGSHSWDYIYEPDVQSVIDELLVRYVEALIYQAVAENMASEQSARMVAMKSASDNAGNVIGELKLVYNKTRQAAITKELSEIVAGAAAV
- a CDS encoding F0F1 ATP synthase subunit epsilon; amino-acid sequence: MANTIHVDVVSAEEMIFSGEAEFVALPGESGELGIYPRHTPLITRIKPGAVRIKVPGQANDEFVFVAGGLLEVQPHHVTVLADTAIRGADLDEAKASEAKRRAEEALSNKESLIDYAKAQSELSAAIAQLAAIAKLRQKGR